GTGGTAGTAGCCCTTGCCGGATTCCACGACCTTCTTCTGCACGGCCTCCCGGGCGGTGGCCAGCACGTCCTCCCAGGTGAACTCGCCCCGGACGATGCGCTGGGGCAGGGCGGCGATCTGCTGGTCGGTCCACCCCAGCTGCCGGAGCAGCGTCTTGTTGAAGTACAGGGGGCGCGCTTCGGTGTCCTGGGGGATGCCGTAGATCTTGCCGCGGTAGCGCACCGCGTCCCACAGGGACTCCACCACGTCGGCGAACTGCCGGTAGCGGGGGATCTGGTCGTCCAGGGCGATGATGTACCCGGCCGCCGCCCAGGTGGTGGTCAGCGGGTGCGACGCCTGGATGATGTCGGGAGGGTTCCCGCCCTGGAACGCCAGCAGGACCCGGCGCAGGAACGGATCCCAGTCGGTCGTATCGAAGAACCCCTCCACCTTGACCTGGACCCCCGCGCCCTCCCGCCGCAGGTCGGCGTTGAGCCGCTCCGCCGCCGCCTGCAGGTTGGAAAAGCGGGTCACCGACGGGTTGTCCGGACCGATGGTCCAGGCGGTGAGGGTCACCGCCTGCTGTGCATAGGCCGGAGCGAGCACCAGCAGCGCCAGCACCAGACCGGCCGCGGCTATCCCACGCATGATGGCCACCCTCCTCACCTCCTCTGCTGGAGTTCTGCCTCCCCCCGTGGGGAGTCCTGGCATCGCCGTCCCGGCCGCCCGCGCACCCCCGGCCCGGCGCCGCCGGGGCCCGGGCGGCGGGGGGCCCGCTGGCCGGAGCGTCAGCCCCGGCTGAACCCCATCGCTTCGATCCACCCCAGGCTCTCCTCCGTGGTCCGGCTGGGCCGGTACTCCAGCCCCACGAATCCCGCATAGCCCAGCGCCTCCAGCTGGCGCAGCACGTACGGGTAGTGGATCTCGCCGGTGCCGGGCTCGTGGCGGTCCGGGGAGTCGGCCACCTGCACGTGGCCGATGCGCCCGTGCAGGCGGCGCAGGGTGTGCACGAGGTTCCCCTCCATGCGCTGCATGTGGTAGACGTCGTACTGCAACGCCGCGTTGGGCGCGCCCACCTCGTCCAGCAGGCGGATGGCCTGGGCGGAGGTGGTCAGGAAGAACTCGGGGATGTCGTAGGTGTTGATGGGCTCCACCAGCAGCGTGATGCCGTGGGGCGCCAGCGCCTGGGCCGCATGCCGCAGGTTGTCCACCAGGCACCGCCACTGCTCGTCGGCGGGGACCTCGGCCAGCCGGCGGCCCACCAGGCAGTTCAGGCGCCGGCAGCCGAACCGGCGCGCCAGGTCCACCGCCCGCTCCACCCCCTCCCGGAACTCGGCGCGCCGGGCGGGGTCGGTGGCGATCCCCCGGTCGCCCCGGGCCCAGTCTCCGGCCGGCAGGTTGAACAGGACCTGCTCCAGCCGCAGCTCCCGCAGGGCGCGGGCGATGGCGTCGGTGTCCTCCTGGTAGGGGAACATGTACTCCACCGCCCGGAACCCGGCGCGGGCGGCAGCTTCGAAGCGCTCCAGGAACGGGCGCTCGGTGAACAGCATGGTCAGGTTCGCGGAAAACCGCAGCACCGTCGTCCCTCCTTCCCTCTGAGGTCGGGCGGCCACGGCTAGGTCGCCGCCAGGTGGGCGAAGCGGTCCATATGGCGCCCGCGGGCCTCCGCCATCCTCGCCAGGGCCTCGTCCACCGAG
This is a stretch of genomic DNA from Armatimonadota bacterium. It encodes these proteins:
- the hyi gene encoding hydroxypyruvate isomerase, which translates into the protein MLRFSANLTMLFTERPFLERFEAAARAGFRAVEYMFPYQEDTDAIARALRELRLEQVLFNLPAGDWARGDRGIATDPARRAEFREGVERAVDLARRFGCRRLNCLVGRRLAEVPADEQWRCLVDNLRHAAQALAPHGITLLVEPINTYDIPEFFLTTSAQAIRLLDEVGAPNAALQYDVYHMQRMEGNLVHTLRRLHGRIGHVQVADSPDRHEPGTGEIHYPYVLRQLEALGYAGFVGLEYRPSRTTEESLGWIEAMGFSRG